In one window of Scylla paramamosain isolate STU-SP2022 chromosome 36, ASM3559412v1, whole genome shotgun sequence DNA:
- the LOC135091011 gene encoding programmed cell death protein 2-like — MASKPHLVLLGHVEEQITSRQQQHPGVASCTVSKIGGTPDWCVSGCETPSCKRCGRRQSLVVQVYAPLEGGAHHRTLYIFACVTQECWNRTHSWTCLRSQILDPASIRTSAQAPKSPSYTSETWFQDEQDWGSGNDNDGNRNADNFNLAPSSSQLYLDNMAKTTSGGGSGGGNSDNLNNMNSNTTSITDVAQKMENKLNIIEDDANANEALCGAVGIVGCEGEGMEATAVIEGPEGDMIAVDTPEQPTTDIPALFKEATQIDANADVSFIPFYLVSEAEPAEDLAFSEHERELLVHYTHNTGHDFREEEIASGGEGKGDGVYEKDVATHGDVFLHKFKKRISRSPQQVMRYCREEGATALWLRPPGPGEGMGKCQHCGGSTMFELQLTPQLLLHLRVSGVQGVPLEFGTVAVFTCAASCWDDKDTVRQEALVVQCEVI, encoded by the exons GActggtgtgtgagtgggtgtgagACGCCTTCCTGCAAGCGATGTGGGCGCAGGCAGTCACTGGTGGTGCAGGTGTACGCCCCACTGGAGGGGGGAGCGCACCACCGCACGCTCTACATCTTTGCCTGTGTCACGCAGGAGTGCTGGAACCGCACACACAG CTGGACTTGCTTGCGGAGCCAGATTCTGGATCCTGCATCTATCAGGACCTCAGCCCAGGCCCCAAAGTCCCCCTCCTATACTAGCGAGACATGGTTCCAGGATGAGCAGGACTGGGGCAGTGGCAATGACAATGATGGAAATAGGAATGCGGACAACTTCAACTTGGCGCCGTCATCGTCCCAGCTGTACCTTGACAACATGGCCAAGACAacgagtggaggagggagtgggggtgGCAACAGTGACAACCTCAATAACATGAACTCCAACACTACCTCCATCACAGATGTTGCACAAAAGATGGAGAATAAACTGAACATTATTGAG GATGATGCCAATGCTAATGAGGCATTGTGTGGGGCCGTGGGCATTGtggggtgtgagggagaggggatggaggCCACAGCAGTCATTGAGGGGCCAGAGGGGGACATGATAGCTGTGGACACACCAGAGCAGCCAACTACAGACATCCCTGCATTGTTTAAG GAGGCAACTCAGATTGATGCCAATGCAGACgtctctttcatccccttctacCTGGTGAGTGAGGCAGAACCCGCCGAGGACTTGGCCTTCTCGGAGCACGAGAGGGAGCTGCTGGTCCACTACACCCACAACACAGGACATGACTtcagggaggag GAGATAGCCAGTggtggagaggggaagggagacggCGTCTATGAGAAGGACGTAGCTACTCATGGGGACGTCTTCCTTCACAAGTTCAAAAAGAGGATTTCCAGGAGTCCACAGCAGGTGATGAG ATACTGCCGAGAGGAGGGAGCCACAGCCCTGTGGTTGAGGCCTCCAGGACCTGGAGAGGGGATGGGCAAGTGCCAGCACTGTGGAGGAAGCACCATGTTTGAGCTGCAGCTGACACCACAACTGCTCCTTCACCTGCGTGTATCAGGAGTGCAGGGAGTACCTCTGGAGTTTGGCACTGTGGCTGTGTTTACCTGTGCTGCCTCCTGTTGGGATGACAAGGATACTGTCCGGCAGGAAGCCTTAGTAGTCCAGTGTGAGGTGATCTGA